The DNA window ATTCAGAAAGATTTCCTGGGAAACTTTAGGAGATTCTTTCTTAGCTACGCTTCTGTTACTGAATTAAACTTCCCTTCCCGTCAGCCACTCTCCAACGAGCATTGGGATTTTAAATTCCGCTACATCTAGGAAGCCGCTTATAAAGGGTAAATCCTGATGTCCCATTTCTTTGAACAGTTCTGTCCACCAGTCAATTTCATATCGTGAAATCATACTTAGATTGTATAAAAGTAAATACATGATAAGCATATCAGGCAAGGTTTGACTAGGCGCGTCCTTTTGGAGTGAGAGGGTATAGATGTCTAAGAGATAATCATAGCGGAATGGCAAAAGGCTCTCCTTATTTTTACTCATTGGCTCTATTAGTCCTAATTTAATTAGGTTATCTTCTTCTGATATATTCTCCAAATCAATAGGCAAGCGCCACTTTCTCGCAGCTAGCTGAATGAACCTATCCTTTGTCATGTGATAGTGGTTGAGCACTGTTTGATCAATATGTAAGGCTCCCTTATGAAGAGATATAGGAAGCTGAGGCAGGTTGCCCTTCATACGCTTGAATATGCTGCTTAGCTCAGGAATTTCTTTTAGAAGAGTAATCATGGAGTATTTCTCCTCTGACAGTTTCATGTGGAACATTTTAGAAGCTAAGTGAGTAAATAAGCCATTTCTTTGTATTTTCACTTCATCCATGAGAAACTCATATTGTTGCTTTTTTTTTTTACGAGTAGAGACTCCGTGAGCAAGTACGGCAGTTGTTTCCGGGTAGACAGGGTCAACGACCAGAACACAGGCTTTGAGCAAATGAGTAAACCCGTAATATAAGAGTAAGGGTTTAATTTGTAGGGCTATCTTGGAAGCCTGCTTTAGATATAGGAGGCCATTTTCAATATAGGAGATAAAAGGATAGCAATTGGAAAAGCTATATTGGGTAGCTTCTGTGATTCCTTGCTCCTGATATGACCGAAGTAAATACTTTTGCGTATAACTTGTAGAGTAAAACGGGAGATATGCTTGCAGGTACTTTTTATCTAATGAAGTCATTTATTTCACCCTTAAATTAATTGAATTGTCTAACAAATTGTTATTTCCTTGACACTAGTTTGCCCAATTGATAATCTACAAATAAATTTTTTTAGGAATGGAGGAAGTAGAGTATGTGGAACGATAAATTTTCCAAAGAGGGATTGACCTTTGATGATGTGCTTTTAATTCCGGGTGAATCGGAAGTACTGCCTAAGGATGTATCCTTAAAAGTGAAATTGACAGATAAAATTAACTTGAACATTCCTATTATTAGTGCGGGTATGGATACGGTAACGGAGTCAGGGATGGCCATTGCGATGGCAAGGCAGGGTGGCTTAGGCGTTATTCACAAAAATATGTCTATTGAACAGCAGGCTGAACAGGTCGATAAGGTTAAACGATCTGAGAATGGGGTTATCACTAGACCATTTTTCCTTACACCGGAAAACCAGGTATATGATGCAGAACATCTGATGGGCAAGTATCGCATTTCTGGTGTTCCGATCGTGAATAATGAAGATGAAAAGAAATTGGTTGGTATTATCACTAACCGTGATCTACGTTTCATTCATGATTATTCTATGCTAATTGATGAAGTGATGACGAAGGAGAATCTGGTGACAGCTCCTGTTGGAACGAGCTTGAAGGAGGCTGAATCAATCCTTCAGAAGCATAGAATTGAGAAGCTTCCACTAGTCGATGAAGAGGGCATTTTAAAAGGGTTAATCACCATTAAGGATATTGAAAAGCTTATTGAATTCCCTAATTCATCGAAGGATGAGTTTGGCCGTCTATTGGTCGCAGCTGCTGTAGGGGTAACAGCAGATACGATGAAGCGTGTAGAGATGCTTGTACAGGCTGAGGTAGATGCCATTGTACTTGATACTGCTCACGGACACTCAAAAGGTGTTTTAGAAAAGGTTGCAGAAATCAAGGCAGCTTATCCTGAACTTACCGTTATTGCAGGAAACGTTGCGACAGCAGCAGGGACAAAGGCTTTGATTGAGGCTGGCGCTGATGTGGTTAAGGTCGGTATTGGACCTGGCTCTATCTGTACGACTCGCGTGGTAGCTGGTGTTGGCGTTCCCCAAATCACAGCCGTGTATGATTGTGCGACAGAGGCACGCAAGCATGGTAAAACTATCATTGCTGATGGTGGAATAAAGTATTCTGGTGATATCGTAAAAGCCATTGCTGCAGGCGGACATGCTGTCATGCTAGGAAGTATGCTTGCGGGTGTAACAGAAAGCCCTGGTGAGACGGAAATCTTCCAAGGAAGACGATTTAAGGTATACCGAGGAATGGGATCAGTTGGAGCAATGGAAAAAGGTTCAAAAGACCGATATTTCCAAGAAGATGCTAAGAAGTTTGTCCCAGAAGGTATTGAAGGCCGCATCCCTTACAAAGGACCTTTAGCTGATACAATCTATCAACTCGTTGGAGGCTTGCGCTCTGGCATGGGCTATTGCGGTACGAAGGATCTCGAGCAACTGCGCGAAAATACGCAATTTGTAAAGATGTCTGGAGCTGGTTTGAGAGAAAGCCATCCGCATGATGTACAAATTACAAAAGAAGCACCAAATTACTCCTTTTAATGATTTGAAATGATAGGCAGGGTTTATGACTCTGTCTATTTTTTTTGATTTGTTTATGATACAATAACTAGGCGTTTAGACGACGACAAACAAAGATAACCAGGGGGGATATACTTGAGACAGGCAAAACAACTAACCTCTTTGCTTGCAGTGTTAACACTACTTATAACATGTGTCTTTTCATTTCCAGCTAATCATGCGTATGCTGCTGAAGATGATGAATTAGGATTAAGTGCTGAAGCAGCCATTTTAATAGATGCAGAAACGGGACAAATCCTATATGAGAAGAATGCGGACAAGCTGCTAGGTGTAGCTTCCATGTCCAAAATGATGACTGAATACCTTGTATTAGAAGCGATTGAAAGTGGCAAAATTTCTTGGGATCAAAAGGTAACAATCGATGAGTATGTCCATAAGCTTTCGGCTGCGCCTGGTTTATCCAATATTGGGCTAACACAGGGCGAGACATACACGGTTAAGGAATTGTATGAGGCTATGGCTATCTTCTCCGGAAATGCGGCTACTGTGGCATTGGCTCAGCTAGTCGGAGGAACGGAAAAGAACTTTGTGAAATTGATGAACGAAAAGGCAAAAGAACTAGGTTTAGAGGATTATAATTTCGTTAACTCCTCCGGTTTAAACAACACTAGTTTGCTTGGGCAGTATCCAGCAGGGAATGAAGATGACGAGAACTTAATGTCAGCTCGTGCAACTGCTAAATTAGCCTATGAATTGCTGAAGGATTACCCGGAAGTACTGGATTACGCAAAGGTTCCACGCTTGAAATTCAGAGACGGCAGAACATATGATAACTTTAACTGGATGCTTCCAGGACTTATTTATGAGTATGAGGGTGTCGATGGACTGAAAACAGGATCAACAGAATTTGCCGGTGCATGCTTTACAGCGACAGCAGAAAAGAACGGGCAGCGCTACATTACAGTCGTTATGAAGGCTGATAGCAAAAACTCCCGTTTTACTGAAACAAAAAAAGTCTTGGATTATGCATTCAATAACTTCACAAGGGAAGAAATCCTTGAAAAGGGCTACCAAGATAAAAAGCAAAAAACAGTAGGAGTTTCAAAGGGTAAAGAGGATTCTGTTGCCATTGAAACAAATAAGGCAGTCGAGCTTGTCGTGAAGAAGGGCGAGGCAGATGATGTCAAAACGAAGCTTGTTATAAACAAAGATAAGCTTGATGAAGAAGGCAATTTAGTCGCACCTATCAAAAAGGGTGAGAAAATTGGTTACCTGACAGTGGAGACTGGCAATAACTACGGTACGATTGCTGGTGACAGCAAAGGTGTACGTGTCGATGTAGTAACAGCCGAAACAGTCGAAAAGGCAAATTGGTTTGTGCTTTCCATGAGAGCTGTTGGAGGTTTCTTCGGTGATATGTGGGGAAGCATAACTGGTGCTGTTAAAGGTTTATTCTAATTTTTAATGTTTTAATTGAATATTTCCTACACATCGGTGTATGATAAATAATACAATAACGAATATACTAATGCGTTGACGAGAACTAGTAGCTAGAGCCTATATCTAGAAGAGAGCCAGTGGTTGGTGCAAACTGGCGGTATACTCTAGTGAATCCATCTCAGAGCGTGATATGGAAACTCTCACTACGAGAGGTGTAAATATCATCGGGTAAAAAGCCCGTTATCAATTTGAGGTGAAAGGCAATCATATGCCTTTAACTAGGGTGGCAACGCGGATATAAACTTCCGTCCCTTTTTGGGACGGGAGTTTTTTGTATTTATAAAGACTTTTGAAGGAGGAAATAAGGATGCTTGATGTAAAACATTTACGGGCTAACTTAGAAGAAGTGAAGGCAAAGCTGCAGCATCGCGGCGAAGATCTGAATGATCTTGATAAATTTGAGGACCTCGATAAGCGACGCAGGGAGTTAATTGTCGAAACAGAACAATTAAAAAGCAGAAGAAATGAAGTATCCCAAGAGATCGCTGTTTTGAAAAGAGAGAAAAAAGACGCAGATGCACTCATTAAGGAAATGCGTGAAGTCGGGGATAAGATTAAAGGCTTCGATACGGAACTGAGAACGATTGAGGAAGAGCTGGAAAATATTATGCTGACGATTCCAAACATCCCGCATGAAAGTGTTCCGGTCGGGGATTCTGAGGATGAGAATGTTGAGACACGCAAATGGGGGGAAGTCAGAGATTTTGGGTTTGAGCCAAAGCCTCATTGGGATATTGCTACTGATCTTGGAATCATTGATTTTGAGCGAGCAGGCAAGGTAACAGGGAGCCGCTTCGTTTTCTACAAGGGGTTGGGAGCGAGACTTGAGCGCGCCCTTGCAAGCTTTATGCTGGACCTTCACGTGGAGGAGCATGGATATGTCGAAATGCTGCCGCCATATATGGTTAATCGTACAAGCATGACAGGCACTGGGCAGTTACCTAAGTTTGAGGAGGATGCGTTCCTTATTGAAAGCGAGGACTATTTCCTCATTCCAACAGCCGAGGTTCCCGTTACAAACTATCATCGAGATGAGATTTTAAACGGGGAAGAACTGCCAATCAACTATGCGGCCTATAGCGCCTGCTTCCGTTCTGAAGCTGGTTCTGCCGGACGTGATACACGAGGACTTATTCGCCAGCATCAATTCAACAAGGTAGAGCTTGTTAAGTTCGTTAAACCGGAAGATTCTTATGAGGAGCTTGAGAAATTAACTGGCCATGCAGAGAAGGTTCTGCAATTGCTGGGATTGCCATACAGAGTCTTGAAGATGTGTACGGCTGACCTAGGTTTCACAGCTGCGAAGAAATATGATTTAGAGGTTTGGATTCCGAGCTATGAGACCTACCGTGAGATTTCTTCTTGCAGTAATTTCGAAGCTTTCCAAGCACGCCGTGCGAATATTCGCTTCCGCCGTGAGCCAGGGGCAAAACCAGAGCATGTTCATACATTGAATGGATCTGGTTTGGCGATTGGCAGAACGATTGCGGCGATACTGGAAAATTACCAGCAGGAGGACGGATCTGTTCTCATTCCAGAAGCATTGCAGCCATATATGGGCGGTAAAACAGTCATCACAAAAGAGAACGCAAGATAAGTTAGCAAAGAAAAAAAGGATACCCAGGCGGTATCCTTTTTTTGATTAGATCTTGCGCAGTTTTCCTGATTGCTGCATATGCTCTGATATCTTTTGCAAAATATCATGTATGGCATTCGGATCTTCGTTTAAGTCATATTCATTAATATTAAGACGGAGTATTGGACAAGCATTAAAGGAATTGATCCAATTCTCATAGCGCCCGTGCATTTCCTGCCAATAATCGATTGGCGTCTGCTGTTCCATCTCGCGTCCGCGCATATGAATGCGGTTGATGATGTCATCTAGAGAGCCCTCAAGGTAGATGAGCAAGTCCGGATGAGGGAAGTAAGGCGTCATCACCATAGCCTCAAATAGGCTGGTATACGTTTCATAGTCAGTTGGAGACATGGTTCCCTTGTCGTAGTGCATCTTCGCAAAAATACCTGTGTCTTCATAGATAGAGCGATCCTGGATAAAGCCGCCCCCGTATTCAAAGATTCTCTTTTGTTCCTTATAGCGTTCAGCTAGGAAATAGATTTGGAGATGGAAGCTCCAGCGAGAAAAATCTGCGTAAAAGCTATCAAGGTATGGATTTGTGTCAACCTTTTCGAAAGATGTTCGGAAGTCAAGAGCATCTGCGAGTGCTTTTGTTAACGTCGATTTTCCGACACCAACTGTTCCAGCGATTGTAATAACTGAATTTTTCGGAATGTGGTAGTTGTGAAGATGGCTCATGAACAAACTCCTTTTTGCAATTGATTGGATACAGACGTCAGAACATAATCTAGATCGTCTTTGCGAAGGACAAAATCAATCTCATCCCCATTGAAGCGGAGAACCGGGATATCTGGATGAGCTGCTTCGAACTCATTCATGAAAGTGGCATAGTCCTCTGAGAGCTGCTTCAAGTATGGATGGCTGATGTTCTTCTCAAACTCACGTCCGCGAAGGGCTATGCGATCAAGCAAAGTTTCGAGACTTGCGTCGAGATAGATAACCATATTAGGTCTTGGCATATCAGCGGTCAAAATAGAATAGATGTCTTTATATTTATTGAATTTGGCATCCTTTATCGTGCGCTGAGCAAAAATTAAATTCTTGAAGATATGATAATCTGCGACGACTGGTTTATGTTTCTGGATATACTTTAATTGGATGTCCTCTAGCTGTTTAAAACGATTGCAGAGGAAAAACATCTCTGTTTGGAAGCTCCATTCTTCGATATCTTCATAAAACTTGCCGAGGAAAGGATTTTCATCTACGATTTCCTTCAAGAGCTTATAATCAAGATGATTCGCGATAGCCTGGGCAAGAGTTGTTTTTCCGACACCAATGGGCCCTTCGACTGTAATAAATGGGGTGTGTTTCAAATTGGAGGCCCTCCTTATAAATGAAAAATATACTATGATAAAGACTGTCTATTATTGTACCATATAGAAATATGAATTCGTTATAGATTAATTTCATTCTTTAACCTTGAGTAGGTTGGAGGAATGAGTGTATAAAGGGCGAGAAAAAATTAGGCAAGGGGAATGCATGATGAATCAGGATGAACGTTTTATGGCAGCGGCCATTGAACAAGCCAAGATTGCGCTTGAGAAAAAGGAAGTACCCATCGGTGCGGTTATCGTAAAGGATGGGGAGATAATTGCAGCCGCCCATAATCTTCGCGAAACGAAACAAAACGCAACTGCCCATGCGGAGGTGCTGGCCATCAATCAAGCTTGTGAAAAACTTGGGACATGGAGACTTGAGGGTGCCACTCTATACGTGACGCTCGAGCCATGTCCAATGTGTGCCGGTGCACTGATCATGTCAAGAGTGGAGCGGGTCGTTTATGGGGCAAAGGATCCAAAGGGCGGATGTGCAGGGACTTTCATGAACTTGCTTGAGGATGAACGCTTCAATCATCAGTGTGAGGTGCTCTCAGGCGTTTGTGAAGATTCATGCGGGTCAATGCTGACTTCTTTTTTTAAAGATTTGCGCGAGCGGAAGAAGAAGGCTAAAAAAAGTTCGGTCAATCAGGAGAGATGATGCTTAGAACTCTGATGAGTAGGGATTGCTTTTTTTCGTGAAAATGGTATACTTATTCATGTGTCATTTACGGCACACTTAATTATTGGTTTCAAATTTGCCGTGCTAGGTGGGAAGGTAGCGGTGTCCTGTACTTGCAATCCGCTCTAGCAAGACTGAATCCCCTCCTTCGGTAAGTACTCTGTAAGGTCTGACCATTGTAAGTGGTGTTGACGTCTGGGTCCTGCGCAATGGGAACTTATGAACCCTGTCAGGTCCGGAAGGAAGCAGCAGTAAGTAAGAACTCCCATGTGCCGCAGGGCAGCCTGGGCCGAGCTAACTGCAATGGTTCCGCTTATGGATACTTATCAACGGAGGGTGCACGGCAGTTAATTTTACATACAAGATAAAACCATTCTTCCATGGCGAGGAATGGTTTTTTTATGTGTCGATTGCCGTTTGTAAATATGTCCGATTACGATATAATAAAAAGGACTATGTAAGGGGGGCAAGGAAATTGGGATATCAAGCATTATACCGTGTCTGGCGTCCTCAGGCATTTGAAGATGTAATAGGACAGGAACACGTGACAAAAACACTTCAAAATGCCTTGATGCAGCAAAAAATATCCCACGCTTATTTGTTCTCGGGTCCTCGAGGAACTGGTAAAACAAGCGCAGCTAAAATTTTGGCAAAGGCTGTGAACTGTGAACATGCTCCTGTCAGTGAGCCATGCAATGAATGCGCGGCCTGCAGAGGAATCACAGATGGTTCAATATCCGATTGTTTAGAGATAGATGCTGCTTCTAATAATGGGGTAGAAGAGATCCGGGATATCCGGGATAAAGTGAAATATGCACCATCGTCTGTGAAGTATAAGGTTTATATTATTGATGAAGTTCATATGTTATCGACAGGTGCCTTTAATGCCCTGCTTAAAACCTTGGAAGAGCCGCCGGCCCATGTCATCTTCATTCTTGCGACGACAGAACCGCACAAAATTCCCCTCACTATTATCTCTCGTTGTCAGCGCTTTGATTTCAAGCGTATTACCCCGCAGGATATCGTCGGTCGAATGGAGCGAATCTTACGGGAAAGCGGCGTAGAGTATGAAGTACAGGCTCTATCTGTTATCGCGAGGGCCGCTGAGGGAGGAATGAGGGATGCGCTAAGTCTGCTTGACCAAGCGATTTCCTTTGGTTCTGACCGCGTAACAATGGAAGATGCGCTGACCGTTACCGGAGCTGTTTCACAATCATTTTTAACAAAGATTGTGAAGGCCATCCATGAAAAGAATACGGCCGAAGCGCTTGGCCAAATGAAGGAATTGCTGGCAATGGGCAAAGACCCTGTCCGTTTTGTCGAAGATATGATTCTTTTCTACCGGGATATGCTCTTGTTCCAGGCAGCGCCTGAACTGGAGGATTCCATGGAGAGAGTTTATATAGATGACGATTTCAAGGTATTGGCTGAAGAGATTGAGTCTGAGCGCCTGTACTCTTGGATTGATCAATGGAATCAATCTATTCAAGATATGAAATGGTCGAGCCATCCGCGAATTTCCTTGGAGGTCCTCCTTGTGAAATTATGCCAGTCAGATGTCCCGACTAGGACAGTGGCAAGCGTCGATGATGCGACAGTGAAAAAGCTGGTTGAGAGGATCAACCATTTGGAGGCGGAAATCAATTCCTTGCGTTCCCAAGCACCGGGCGAACAAGGAATGGCGGCGCCAAAGGATAAACCAAAGAAGGCAGCAGCCTCTAACCGGTCATTCAAAGTACCTGTAGGACGTGTAAATGAAGTCTTGAAAAGCGCCACTAAGCCGGCTTTGCTGAAGATTAAGGGAAGCTGGGCGGAGATGCTTGGGTCACTTAAACGTTCGCAGGCCGCTTTATTAAATGACGCGGAACCAGTTGCTGCCTCTGAGCAGGCATTTGTGCTAAAATTCAAGTATGAAATCCACTGCCAAATGGCAATGAATAACCAGGAATTTATTTCTGGCCTTAAATCTACCTTTGTCCAAATCACCGGCAATAACTATGATATTGTAGGAGTGCCTGAGGATGCATGGAAGAAAATTCGTGAAGAATATGTCACCAGCCAAAAGGCAGATAATGAAGATGATAAGAGCGGCCAGGAGCCTGCAGAGGAAGATCCGCTGATTGTCAAAGCTAGGGAATTGTTTGGCGATGAGCTAGTGGAAATAAAAGAATAATTGGAGGGCTAAACGTATGCGCGGAATGGGAAATATGCAAAATATGATGAAGCAAATGCAGAAAATGCAAAAGAAAATGGCTGAAGCACAAGAAGAGCTTGGTCAAAAGAAAATTGAGGGAACTGCTGGCGGCGGCATGGTAACAGTAGTCGTTACAGGACATAAGGAAATTGTCGAAGTGAAAATTAAAGAAGAAGTGGTAGATCCAGATGATATCGAAATGCTTCAAGACTTGGTTCTTGCTGCCACAAATGACGCTTTGCGCAAGGCAGATGAGCTTACAAGCAGCACAATGGGTCAATTTACAAAAGGATTGAATCTGCCACCAGGCTTCATGTAAGGAGTAAGTAAATGCACTATCCTGAACCAATATCAAAGTTGATAGACAGCTTCATGAAACTGCCGGGGATTGGCCCGAAAACAGCAGCTAGACTGGCATTTTTCGTATTAGGTATGAAGGAAGATACAGTTCTTGACTTTGCAAAGGCACTCGTGAACGCGAAACGAAATTTAACCTATTGCTCTGTTTGCGGGCATATCACCGATCAAGATCCATGTTATATATGTGAGGATAAACATCGCGACAGGTCCATCATTTGTGTTGTACAGGAGCCGAAGGATGTCATCGCCATGGAGAAAATGAGAGAGTTTAATGGCTTGTATCATGTCCTTCATGGAAGCATCTCTCCGATGGATGGCATTGGTCCCGAGGATATTAATATTCCTGCCCTTTTAAA is part of the Pradoshia eiseniae genome and encodes:
- a CDS encoding YaaC family protein, which encodes MTSLDKKYLQAYLPFYSTSYTQKYLLRSYQEQGITEATQYSFSNCYPFISYIENGLLYLKQASKIALQIKPLLLYYGFTHLLKACVLVVDPVYPETTAVLAHGVSTRKKKKQQYEFLMDEVKIQRNGLFTHLASKMFHMKLSEEKYSMITLLKEIPELSSIFKRMKGNLPQLPISLHKGALHIDQTVLNHYHMTKDRFIQLAARKWRLPIDLENISEEDNLIKLGLIEPMSKNKESLLPFRYDYLLDIYTLSLQKDAPSQTLPDMLIMYLLLYNLSMISRYEIDWWTELFKEMGHQDLPFISGFLDVAEFKIPMLVGEWLTGREV
- the guaB gene encoding IMP dehydrogenase, with amino-acid sequence MWNDKFSKEGLTFDDVLLIPGESEVLPKDVSLKVKLTDKINLNIPIISAGMDTVTESGMAIAMARQGGLGVIHKNMSIEQQAEQVDKVKRSENGVITRPFFLTPENQVYDAEHLMGKYRISGVPIVNNEDEKKLVGIITNRDLRFIHDYSMLIDEVMTKENLVTAPVGTSLKEAESILQKHRIEKLPLVDEEGILKGLITIKDIEKLIEFPNSSKDEFGRLLVAAAVGVTADTMKRVEMLVQAEVDAIVLDTAHGHSKGVLEKVAEIKAAYPELTVIAGNVATAAGTKALIEAGADVVKVGIGPGSICTTRVVAGVGVPQITAVYDCATEARKHGKTIIADGGIKYSGDIVKAIAAGGHAVMLGSMLAGVTESPGETEIFQGRRFKVYRGMGSVGAMEKGSKDRYFQEDAKKFVPEGIEGRIPYKGPLADTIYQLVGGLRSGMGYCGTKDLEQLRENTQFVKMSGAGLRESHPHDVQITKEAPNYSF
- a CDS encoding serine hydrolase; this translates as MRQAKQLTSLLAVLTLLITCVFSFPANHAYAAEDDELGLSAEAAILIDAETGQILYEKNADKLLGVASMSKMMTEYLVLEAIESGKISWDQKVTIDEYVHKLSAAPGLSNIGLTQGETYTVKELYEAMAIFSGNAATVALAQLVGGTEKNFVKLMNEKAKELGLEDYNFVNSSGLNNTSLLGQYPAGNEDDENLMSARATAKLAYELLKDYPEVLDYAKVPRLKFRDGRTYDNFNWMLPGLIYEYEGVDGLKTGSTEFAGACFTATAEKNGQRYITVVMKADSKNSRFTETKKVLDYAFNNFTREEILEKGYQDKKQKTVGVSKGKEDSVAIETNKAVELVVKKGEADDVKTKLVINKDKLDEEGNLVAPIKKGEKIGYLTVETGNNYGTIAGDSKGVRVDVVTAETVEKANWFVLSMRAVGGFFGDMWGSITGAVKGLF
- the serS gene encoding serine--tRNA ligase codes for the protein MLDVKHLRANLEEVKAKLQHRGEDLNDLDKFEDLDKRRRELIVETEQLKSRRNEVSQEIAVLKREKKDADALIKEMREVGDKIKGFDTELRTIEEELENIMLTIPNIPHESVPVGDSEDENVETRKWGEVRDFGFEPKPHWDIATDLGIIDFERAGKVTGSRFVFYKGLGARLERALASFMLDLHVEEHGYVEMLPPYMVNRTSMTGTGQLPKFEEDAFLIESEDYFLIPTAEVPVTNYHRDEILNGEELPINYAAYSACFRSEAGSAGRDTRGLIRQHQFNKVELVKFVKPEDSYEELEKLTGHAEKVLQLLGLPYRVLKMCTADLGFTAAKKYDLEVWIPSYETYREISSCSNFEAFQARRANIRFRREPGAKPEHVHTLNGSGLAIGRTIAAILENYQQEDGSVLIPEALQPYMGGKTVITKENAR
- a CDS encoding deoxynucleoside kinase, translating into MSHLHNYHIPKNSVITIAGTVGVGKSTLTKALADALDFRTSFEKVDTNPYLDSFYADFSRWSFHLQIYFLAERYKEQKRIFEYGGGFIQDRSIYEDTGIFAKMHYDKGTMSPTDYETYTSLFEAMVMTPYFPHPDLLIYLEGSLDDIINRIHMRGREMEQQTPIDYWQEMHGRYENWINSFNACPILRLNINEYDLNEDPNAIHDILQKISEHMQQSGKLRKI
- a CDS encoding deoxynucleoside kinase, yielding MKHTPFITVEGPIGVGKTTLAQAIANHLDYKLLKEIVDENPFLGKFYEDIEEWSFQTEMFFLCNRFKQLEDIQLKYIQKHKPVVADYHIFKNLIFAQRTIKDAKFNKYKDIYSILTADMPRPNMVIYLDASLETLLDRIALRGREFEKNISHPYLKQLSEDYATFMNEFEAAHPDIPVLRFNGDEIDFVLRKDDLDYVLTSVSNQLQKGVCS
- the tadA gene encoding tRNA adenosine(34) deaminase TadA translates to MNQDERFMAAAIEQAKIALEKKEVPIGAVIVKDGEIIAAAHNLRETKQNATAHAEVLAINQACEKLGTWRLEGATLYVTLEPCPMCAGALIMSRVERVVYGAKDPKGGCAGTFMNLLEDERFNHQCEVLSGVCEDSCGSMLTSFFKDLRERKKKAKKSSVNQER
- the dnaX gene encoding DNA polymerase III subunit gamma/tau, which produces MGYQALYRVWRPQAFEDVIGQEHVTKTLQNALMQQKISHAYLFSGPRGTGKTSAAKILAKAVNCEHAPVSEPCNECAACRGITDGSISDCLEIDAASNNGVEEIRDIRDKVKYAPSSVKYKVYIIDEVHMLSTGAFNALLKTLEEPPAHVIFILATTEPHKIPLTIISRCQRFDFKRITPQDIVGRMERILRESGVEYEVQALSVIARAAEGGMRDALSLLDQAISFGSDRVTMEDALTVTGAVSQSFLTKIVKAIHEKNTAEALGQMKELLAMGKDPVRFVEDMILFYRDMLLFQAAPELEDSMERVYIDDDFKVLAEEIESERLYSWIDQWNQSIQDMKWSSHPRISLEVLLVKLCQSDVPTRTVASVDDATVKKLVERINHLEAEINSLRSQAPGEQGMAAPKDKPKKAAASNRSFKVPVGRVNEVLKSATKPALLKIKGSWAEMLGSLKRSQAALLNDAEPVAASEQAFVLKFKYEIHCQMAMNNQEFISGLKSTFVQITGNNYDIVGVPEDAWKKIREEYVTSQKADNEDDKSGQEPAEEDPLIVKARELFGDELVEIKE
- a CDS encoding YbaB/EbfC family nucleoid-associated protein codes for the protein MRGMGNMQNMMKQMQKMQKKMAEAQEELGQKKIEGTAGGGMVTVVVTGHKEIVEVKIKEEVVDPDDIEMLQDLVLAATNDALRKADELTSSTMGQFTKGLNLPPGFM
- the recR gene encoding recombination mediator RecR, with the translated sequence MHYPEPISKLIDSFMKLPGIGPKTAARLAFFVLGMKEDTVLDFAKALVNAKRNLTYCSVCGHITDQDPCYICEDKHRDRSIICVVQEPKDVIAMEKMREFNGLYHVLHGSISPMDGIGPEDINIPALLKRLQDETVQEVILATNPNIEGEATAMYISRLLKPTGIKITRIAHGLPVGGDLEYADEVTLSKAIEGRREL